A single region of the Pseudomonas sp. B21-023 genome encodes:
- the ssuC gene encoding aliphatic sulfonate ABC transporter permease SsuC, with translation MSRASTTTWSKRLAPWALPILLLAVWQLAVSAGWLSTRILPAPSAVVSAGVELVRSGQIWTHLAISGWRAGLGFVIGGSLGLLLGFITGLSNWGERLLDSSVQMIRNVPHLALIPLVILWFGIDESAKIFLVALGTLFPIYLNTYHGIRNVDPALVEMARSYGLSGFALFRQVILPGALPSILVGVRFALGFMWLTLIVAETISANAGIGYLAMNAREFLQTDVVVLAIVLYAVLGKLADLAARGLERVWLRWHPAYQVAKKEGA, from the coding sequence ATGAGTCGTGCATCCACCACCACCTGGTCCAAGCGCCTGGCGCCGTGGGCCCTGCCGATCCTGCTGCTGGCGGTATGGCAGTTGGCGGTCAGCGCAGGCTGGCTGTCGACCCGCATCCTGCCGGCGCCGAGCGCGGTGGTCAGCGCCGGCGTCGAGCTGGTGCGCAGTGGCCAGATCTGGACCCACCTGGCCATCAGCGGCTGGCGTGCCGGCCTGGGCTTCGTGATCGGCGGCAGTCTAGGCCTGTTGCTCGGCTTCATCACCGGCCTGTCGAACTGGGGCGAGCGCCTGCTCGACAGTTCGGTGCAGATGATCCGCAACGTGCCGCACCTGGCGCTGATCCCGCTGGTGATCCTGTGGTTCGGCATCGACGAGTCGGCAAAGATTTTCCTGGTGGCCCTGGGGACGCTGTTCCCCATCTACCTGAACACCTATCACGGGATCCGCAATGTCGATCCGGCGCTGGTGGAGATGGCGCGCAGCTACGGGCTGTCGGGCTTCGCGCTGTTCCGTCAGGTGATCCTGCCGGGGGCGCTGCCTTCGATCCTGGTCGGCGTGCGTTTCGCCCTGGGTTTCATGTGGCTGACGTTGATCGTCGCCGAGACCATCTCGGCCAATGCCGGTATCGGCTATCTGGCGATGAACGCCCGCGAATTCCTGCAGACCGACGTGGTGGTGCTGGCCATCGTCCTGTACGCGGTGCTCGGCAAGCTCGCCGACCTGGCCGCCCGCGGCCTGGAGCGTGTGTGGCTGCGTTGGCACCCGGCCTACCAGGTGGCGAAGAAGGAGGGCGCGTGA
- a CDS encoding peroxiredoxin, with protein MSLKLGDIAPDFEQDSSAGKIRFHEWLGDSWGVLFSHPADFTPVCTTELGLTAKLKDDFAKRGVKAIALSVDPVDSHHKWIDDINETQNTVVNFPIIADADRKVSDLYDLIHPNANDTLTVRSLFVIDPNKKVRLTITYPASTGRNFNEILRVIDSLQLTDNYKVATPGNWQDGDEVVIVPSLKDEDEIKRRFPKGYRAVKPYLRLTPQPNR; from the coding sequence ATGAGCCTCAAACTTGGCGATATCGCCCCCGATTTCGAACAGGATTCCAGCGCCGGCAAGATCCGTTTCCACGAATGGCTGGGCGACAGCTGGGGCGTGCTGTTCTCCCACCCGGCCGACTTCACCCCGGTGTGCACCACCGAACTGGGCCTGACCGCCAAGCTCAAGGATGATTTCGCCAAGCGCGGGGTCAAGGCCATCGCCCTGTCGGTGGACCCGGTGGACTCGCACCACAAGTGGATCGACGACATCAACGAGACCCAGAACACCGTGGTCAACTTCCCGATCATCGCCGATGCCGACCGCAAGGTTTCCGACCTGTACGACCTGATCCACCCCAACGCCAACGACACCCTGACCGTGCGCTCGCTGTTCGTCATCGACCCGAACAAGAAGGTGCGCCTGACCATTACCTATCCGGCCAGTACCGGGCGCAACTTCAACGAGATCCTGCGGGTGATCGACTCGCTGCAGCTGACCGACAACTACAAGGTCGCCACGCCGGGCAACTGGCAGGACGGCGATGAGGTAGTGATCGTGCCTTCGCTCAAGGACGAAGATGAAATCAAACGTCGTTTCCCGAAAGGGTATCGGGCGGTGAAACCCTATCTGCGGCTGACCCCGCAACCCAATCGCTGA
- the tauA gene encoding taurine ABC transporter substrate-binding protein — MIPHAPLRLFAALTLASASWLAQAADLTVAYQTTVDPAKVAQVDGTYEKDSKASIDWRKFDNGADVITAVASGDVQIGYLGSSPLAAAATRKLPVETFLIATQIGAGEALVARDSIKTPQDLVGKKVAVPFVSTGHYSLLAALKSWNIDPSKVQILNLAPPAIIAAWKRGDIDATYVWDPALGVAKENGKVLITSGELAEKGAPTFDAWIVRKDFAAKHPEIVKSFAKVTLDAYADYRKDPKAWLADKDNVAKLVKLSGAKPADIPVLLQGNVYPLAADQASALGAPTTQALTDTATFLKQQGKVDAVLPDYAPYVSAQYLPN; from the coding sequence ATGATCCCGCATGCTCCGCTGCGCCTGTTCGCCGCCCTGACCCTCGCCAGTGCCAGCTGGCTGGCCCAGGCCGCCGACCTGACCGTCGCCTACCAGACCACCGTCGACCCGGCCAAGGTGGCCCAGGTCGATGGCACCTATGAAAAGGACAGCAAGGCCAGCATCGACTGGCGCAAGTTCGACAACGGCGCCGATGTGATCACCGCCGTCGCCTCGGGCGACGTGCAGATCGGCTACCTCGGCTCCAGCCCGCTGGCCGCCGCCGCCACCCGCAAATTGCCTGTGGAAACCTTCCTGATCGCCACCCAGATCGGCGCCGGCGAGGCCCTGGTCGCCCGCGACAGCATCAAGACCCCGCAGGATCTGGTCGGCAAGAAAGTCGCCGTGCCGTTCGTTTCCACCGGCCACTACAGTCTGTTGGCCGCGCTGAAGAGCTGGAACATCGACCCGTCGAAAGTGCAGATCCTCAACCTCGCGCCACCGGCGATCATCGCCGCCTGGAAACGCGGCGACATCGACGCCACCTACGTCTGGGACCCGGCCCTGGGCGTGGCCAAGGAGAACGGCAAGGTGCTGATCACCTCCGGCGAGCTGGCCGAGAAAGGCGCGCCGACCTTCGATGCCTGGATCGTGCGCAAGGACTTCGCCGCCAAGCACCCGGAGATCGTCAAGTCGTTCGCCAAGGTCACCCTCGACGCCTATGCCGACTACCGCAAGGACCCGAAAGCCTGGCTGGCCGACAAGGACAACGTCGCCAAACTGGTCAAGTTGTCCGGTGCCAAGCCCGCCGATATTCCGGTACTGCTGCAGGGCAACGTCTACCCACTGGCCGCCGACCAGGCCAGCGCACTCGGCGCACCGACCACCCAGGCGCTGACTGACACCGCCACCTTCCTCAAGCAGCAGGGCAAGGTCGATGCCGTGCTGCCGGACTACGCGCCCTACGTCAGCGCTCAGTACCTGCCCAACTGA
- the ssuD gene encoding FMNH2-dependent alkanesulfonate monooxygenase, with the protein MSLNIFWFLPTHGDGKYLGTSEGARAVDHGYLSQIAQAADRLGFGGVLIPTGRSCEDSWLVAASLIPVTERLKFLVALRPGIISPTVAARQAATLDRLSNGRALFNLVTGGDPDELAGDGLHLNHQERYEASVEFTRIWRKVLEGETVDYDGKHIQVKGAKLLYPPIQQPRPPLYFGGSSDAAQDLAAEQVELYLTWGEPPAAVAEKIAAVREKAAAQGREVRFGIRLHVIVRETNEEAWAAADRLISHLDDDTIARAQASLARFDSVGQQRMAALHGGKRDKLEVAPNLWAGVGLVRGGAGTALVGDGPTVAARVKEYADLGIDTFIFSGYPHLEESYRVAELLFPHLDVQRPEQPKTGGYVSPFGEMVANDILPKSVSQS; encoded by the coding sequence ATGAGCCTTAACATTTTCTGGTTCCTCCCTACCCATGGTGACGGCAAGTACCTGGGCACCAGCGAAGGCGCCCGCGCCGTCGATCACGGCTACCTGAGCCAGATCGCCCAGGCCGCCGACCGCCTGGGTTTTGGCGGCGTGCTGATCCCCACCGGACGTTCCTGCGAGGACTCCTGGCTGGTGGCCGCGTCGCTGATCCCGGTGACCGAGCGCCTGAAGTTCCTGGTGGCCCTGCGCCCAGGGATCATCTCGCCGACCGTGGCTGCACGCCAGGCCGCCACCCTGGATCGTCTGTCCAACGGCCGTGCATTGTTCAACCTGGTGACCGGTGGCGATCCGGACGAACTGGCCGGTGATGGCCTGCACCTGAACCACCAGGAACGCTATGAGGCGTCGGTGGAATTCACTCGTATCTGGCGCAAGGTGCTCGAAGGCGAAACGGTCGACTACGACGGCAAGCATATCCAGGTGAAAGGCGCCAAGCTGCTCTACCCGCCGATCCAGCAGCCGCGCCCGCCGCTGTACTTCGGTGGCTCGTCTGACGCTGCCCAGGACTTGGCCGCCGAGCAGGTCGAGCTGTACCTGACCTGGGGCGAGCCGCCGGCCGCGGTGGCCGAGAAGATTGCTGCGGTACGTGAGAAAGCGGCCGCCCAGGGCCGTGAGGTGCGCTTCGGCATTCGCTTGCACGTGATTGTACGGGAAACCAACGAGGAGGCCTGGGCTGCCGCCGACAGGCTGATCTCGCACCTGGACGACGACACCATCGCCCGCGCCCAGGCGTCGCTCGCGCGCTTCGACTCGGTCGGCCAGCAGCGCATGGCCGCCCTGCACGGTGGCAAGCGCGACAAGCTCGAAGTGGCCCCTAACCTGTGGGCCGGTGTCGGCCTGGTGCGTGGCGGTGCCGGCACCGCGTTGGTGGGCGATGGCCCGACCGTCGCGGCGCGGGTCAAGGAATACGCCGATCTTGGCATCGATACCTTCATCTTCTCGGGCTATCCACACCTCGAAGAGTCGTACCGCGTCGCCGAGCTGCTGTTCCCGCATCTGGACGTGCAGCGCCCGGAGCAGCCGAAAACCGGTGGCTACGTAAGCCCGTTCGGTGAAATGGTCGCCAACGACATCCTGCCCAAGTCCGTGTCGCAGAGCTGA
- the ssuE gene encoding NADPH-dependent FMN reductase: MLVVSVGGSPSLRSRSGVLLERSRDWLQERGVEVVTFQVREFPAEDLLHARFDSPQVRHFNELVAQADGLVVATPVYKASFAGALKTLLDLLPERALEHKVVLPIATGGSIAHMLAVDYALKPVLSALKAQETLQGIFADDSQIAYGEGARPAQLVAALEQRLQDSLETFHSAMARRPQPVAPGVLNERLISARWSI, from the coding sequence ATGCTGGTTGTCTCTGTCGGTGGTAGCCCCAGTCTTCGTTCACGCTCCGGCGTGCTGCTAGAACGCTCGCGCGACTGGCTGCAGGAGCGGGGTGTCGAAGTGGTGACCTTCCAGGTGCGTGAGTTTCCCGCCGAAGATCTGCTGCATGCCCGTTTCGACAGCCCGCAGGTGCGCCACTTCAACGAACTTGTAGCCCAGGCCGACGGCCTGGTGGTGGCCACCCCGGTGTACAAGGCGTCCTTCGCCGGGGCCTTGAAGACCTTGCTCGACCTGCTGCCCGAGCGGGCCCTGGAACACAAGGTAGTGTTGCCGATCGCAACCGGTGGCAGCATCGCCCACATGTTGGCCGTGGACTACGCGCTCAAGCCCGTGCTGTCGGCCCTCAAGGCGCAGGAGACCCTGCAAGGGATCTTCGCCGACGACAGCCAGATTGCCTACGGTGAGGGCGCCAGGCCCGCGCAGCTGGTCGCTGCCCTGGAGCAGCGCCTGCAGGATTCGCTGGAAACATTCCACAGCGCCATGGCGCGCCGGCCCCAACCAGTCGCCCCCGGCGTGCTCAACGAACGCCTGATCAGTGCCCGCTGGAGTATCTGA
- a CDS encoding sulfonate ABC transporter substrate-binding protein, translated as MRTVFLRRGLVALFAAAASFGAISQAQAESLRIGYQKYGTLVLLKAKGSLEKRLKEQGIDVQWTEFPGGPQLLEGLNVGSIDFGVTGETPPVFAQAAGADLLYVAYEPPAPHSEAILVPKGSTIQSVKELKGRKVALNKGSNVHYLLVRALEDAGLQYTDIQPVYLPPADARAAFERGSVDAWVIWDPYQAAAEQQLQARTLRDGKDLVDNHQFYLATRSYATQHPAVINTLVEEVRAVGDWSQANPQQVTDQVAPLLGLPADITLTSVKRQGYGAAPLTPEVIAAQQKIADTFQALKLIPKPLSIKDVIWTPPAKVASAP; from the coding sequence ATGCGCACAGTCTTCTTGCGTCGTGGTCTGGTCGCCCTGTTCGCGGCGGCTGCGTCCTTCGGCGCCATCAGCCAAGCCCAGGCCGAGAGCCTGCGTATCGGTTACCAGAAATACGGCACCCTGGTGCTGCTCAAGGCCAAGGGCTCGCTGGAAAAGCGCCTGAAGGAACAGGGCATCGACGTGCAATGGACCGAGTTCCCCGGAGGGCCACAGCTGCTCGAAGGGCTCAACGTCGGCTCCATCGACTTTGGCGTGACCGGCGAAACGCCGCCGGTGTTTGCCCAGGCCGCGGGCGCCGATCTGCTCTACGTCGCCTATGAGCCGCCAGCCCCGCACAGCGAGGCGATCCTGGTGCCGAAGGGCTCGACGATCCAGTCGGTGAAGGAACTCAAGGGCAGGAAAGTCGCCCTCAACAAGGGTTCCAACGTGCATTACCTGCTGGTGCGTGCCCTGGAAGACGCCGGTCTCCAGTACACCGATATCCAGCCTGTCTACCTGCCCCCTGCCGATGCCCGCGCCGCCTTCGAGCGCGGCAGTGTCGATGCCTGGGTGATCTGGGACCCGTACCAGGCCGCCGCCGAGCAACAGCTGCAGGCACGCACCCTGCGTGACGGCAAGGATCTGGTCGACAATCACCAGTTCTACCTCGCCACCCGCAGCTATGCGACCCAGCACCCGGCGGTGATCAACACCCTGGTTGAAGAAGTGCGCGCCGTGGGCGATTGGTCCCAGGCCAATCCGCAGCAGGTCACCGACCAGGTTGCGCCGCTGCTCGGCCTGCCAGCCGACATCACCCTGACTTCGGTCAAGCGCCAAGGCTATGGAGCCGCGCCGCTGACCCCGGAAGTGATCGCCGCACAGCAGAAGATTGCCGACACCTTCCAGGCCCTGAAGCTGATTCCCAAACCCTTGAGCATCAAGGACGTGATCTGGACACCCCCGGCCAAGGTCGCCAGTGCGCCTTGA
- a CDS encoding OprD family porin, with amino-acid sequence MYKSSLALAVALGVLAQQAGAAGFVEDSKLSLSSRTMYFNNDNREAPGSKPRPDVRESGQGFKLDYISGFTQGTVGFGVDAQALWGIHLDGGKGYHQNGSSFFPSDSDGSAEKQWARLGANAKARFSKTEAHFGSALAPNLPILVSNDGRLLPQTFEGGTISSKEIDNLTINAGQLTHAMGRASSNRTGLSVQGATQESNKFRYAGADWKVTKDLTLQYYYSNLEDFYKQHFLGATHVFQIADDQSFKTDLRYFKSSNDGKNGEAGYEFKNNGGYAKNPGEVDNKTWSAMFTYTLGGHALMLGHQQVSDDGGFVWLNQGSLVDEGAGGASFYLFTDSMINQFAKAGENTTFGQYSYDFARLGVPGLKASVAYLRGEDGRATNGHGTFSEWERDARVDYVLQEGTLKGLGFSLRQGVYRGTGSGSAADQDQTRFIVNYTYAFM; translated from the coding sequence ATGTACAAGTCCAGCCTGGCTCTGGCCGTGGCACTGGGGGTTCTCGCCCAACAAGCAGGCGCTGCAGGTTTCGTCGAGGACAGCAAGCTGTCCCTGAGCTCGCGCACCATGTACTTCAACAACGACAACCGTGAAGCGCCTGGTAGCAAGCCACGTCCTGACGTTCGTGAGTCCGGTCAAGGTTTCAAGCTTGACTACATCTCCGGCTTTACCCAAGGCACCGTTGGCTTTGGTGTGGACGCTCAAGCCCTGTGGGGTATTCACCTGGATGGCGGCAAGGGCTACCACCAGAACGGCAGCAGCTTCTTCCCTAGTGACTCCGACGGCTCTGCCGAGAAGCAGTGGGCACGTCTGGGCGCCAATGCAAAGGCTCGTTTCTCCAAGACCGAGGCGCACTTCGGTAGCGCACTGGCACCTAACCTGCCAATCCTCGTGTCCAACGATGGTCGTCTGCTGCCACAAACCTTTGAAGGTGGCACCATCTCTTCGAAAGAGATCGACAACCTGACCATCAACGCCGGTCAATTGACCCATGCGATGGGCCGTGCGTCGAGCAACCGTACCGGTCTGTCGGTGCAGGGCGCTACCCAGGAAAGCAACAAGTTCCGCTACGCCGGTGCTGACTGGAAGGTCACCAAGGACCTGACCCTGCAGTACTACTACTCGAACCTGGAAGACTTCTACAAGCAGCACTTCCTGGGCGCGACTCACGTGTTCCAGATCGCTGATGACCAGTCGTTCAAGACCGACCTGCGCTACTTCAAGAGCAGCAATGACGGCAAGAACGGTGAAGCGGGCTACGAGTTCAAGAACAATGGCGGTTACGCCAAGAACCCAGGCGAGGTCGACAACAAGACCTGGTCGGCCATGTTCACTTATACCCTTGGCGGCCATGCGCTGATGCTGGGTCATCAGCAAGTCAGCGATGACGGTGGTTTCGTCTGGCTGAACCAAGGCAGCCTGGTCGACGAAGGTGCTGGCGGCGCGAGCTTCTATCTGTTCACCGACAGCATGATCAACCAGTTCGCCAAGGCCGGTGAAAACACCACCTTCGGTCAGTACTCCTACGACTTCGCTCGTCTGGGTGTGCCGGGCCTGAAAGCATCGGTTGCTTACCTGCGTGGTGAAGATGGCCGTGCCACCAATGGCCACGGTACCTTCAGCGAGTGGGAACGTGACGCTCGCGTCGACTACGTTCTGCAGGAAGGCACCCTCAAGGGCCTGGGCTTCAGCCTGCGCCAGGGTGTCTACCGTGGTACCGGTTCGGGTTCCGCAGCCGACCAGGACCAGACTCGCTTCATCGTCAACTACACTTACGCCTTCATGTAA